One segment of Trichlorobacter ammonificans DNA contains the following:
- a CDS encoding TolC family protein encodes MQMPHKLLLLLIVSALAAGCAVKTPSMSRDDLMNRVQEDRVNMYRNQEPLAAPLTLEEALARGLKYNLDHRVKLMEDALSLKQVELMTFDMLPRVVAAAGYSERDVHNASSSMNVYTWQQSLAPSTSSDLGRYTGDLTMTWNILDFGVSYFQAKQQAERAHIMKERRRKVVHTMFQQIRQAYWQALGAEQLEAQFAPLLKEVNAALKDVEKIEAEKLRPPMETLTYKKTLLEIIKQLETFRDELAQAKPRLAALINLPVGQSFSLVSPGMLAVPEVGSSLEDMEIQALAMRPELREVDYNKRVSAHEVKKTILRMLPGVEMTVGGHYDSNSFLVHQKWIEGSARLTWNLLNLISGPAQYKLAKGQEELVQTQRMALSMAILTQVHVAHQEFMSRKRQFELADQLLAIDARISEQTSKQAGTGAESRLNAIKAATGSLMADYRRYQNYAALQNAYGQITATLGADPLPDTIESDDLKTLTGEIKKRIYPAPAVVPAVQAGPAAVVSESAPVMQPVEAPAVKAAPAVEAAAPAVAEVAVMEVAMAEAAATVAAPTAAVPTEHPKVAALRQRAEAGDAAVQRRLGWLYASGGMGLAVNKAEAIAWYEKAAGNGDMEAQQALGWLYYAGDGVTADHRKAQNWYRKAADQGSGRAVAMLKKMEKNGI; translated from the coding sequence ATGCAGATGCCACACAAGCTGCTGTTGTTGTTGATCGTTTCCGCCCTGGCCGCCGGCTGTGCCGTCAAAACGCCATCCATGAGCCGGGATGACCTGATGAACCGGGTGCAGGAGGACCGGGTCAATATGTACCGGAATCAGGAGCCGCTCGCGGCGCCGCTTACCCTTGAGGAGGCGTTGGCCCGGGGCCTGAAGTATAACCTGGACCACCGGGTGAAGCTGATGGAGGACGCGCTGTCCCTGAAGCAGGTGGAGCTGATGACGTTCGACATGCTGCCCCGCGTGGTGGCGGCGGCCGGGTACAGCGAGCGGGACGTGCATAACGCCTCCTCCAGCATGAACGTCTATACCTGGCAGCAATCCCTGGCGCCGTCCACCTCCTCCGACCTGGGGCGCTATACCGGCGACCTGACCATGACCTGGAATATCCTCGATTTCGGGGTCAGCTACTTCCAGGCCAAGCAGCAGGCGGAACGCGCCCATATCATGAAGGAGCGTCGCCGCAAGGTGGTGCATACCATGTTCCAACAGATTCGCCAGGCCTACTGGCAGGCCCTGGGAGCGGAGCAACTGGAGGCCCAGTTCGCACCGCTGCTGAAGGAAGTGAACGCGGCCCTGAAGGATGTTGAAAAGATCGAGGCGGAGAAGCTGCGGCCGCCCATGGAGACGCTGACCTACAAGAAAACCCTGCTGGAGATCATCAAGCAGTTGGAGACGTTCAGGGACGAGCTGGCTCAGGCCAAGCCGCGCCTGGCCGCGCTGATCAACCTGCCGGTGGGGCAGTCGTTCTCGCTGGTGAGTCCCGGCATGCTGGCGGTGCCGGAAGTCGGGAGCTCCCTGGAAGACATGGAGATCCAAGCCCTGGCCATGCGGCCGGAACTGCGTGAGGTCGATTACAACAAGCGGGTCAGCGCCCACGAGGTGAAGAAGACTATTCTGCGGATGCTGCCCGGCGTGGAGATGACCGTGGGCGGACACTACGACAGCAACAGTTTCCTGGTGCATCAGAAGTGGATCGAAGGAAGCGCCCGCCTGACCTGGAACCTGCTGAACCTGATCTCCGGTCCGGCCCAGTACAAGCTGGCCAAGGGACAGGAGGAGCTGGTGCAGACCCAGCGGATGGCGCTGAGCATGGCGATCCTCACCCAGGTGCATGTGGCGCACCAAGAGTTCATGAGCCGCAAACGCCAGTTTGAGCTGGCCGATCAACTGCTGGCCATTGACGCCCGCATTTCCGAGCAGACCAGCAAGCAGGCCGGTACCGGCGCGGAAAGCCGTCTGAATGCGATCAAGGCGGCCACCGGGTCGCTGATGGCTGATTACCGCCGCTACCAGAATTACGCGGCGCTGCAGAACGCCTACGGTCAGATCACCGCCACCCTGGGTGCGGACCCCTTGCCGGATACCATCGAGAGTGACGACCTGAAAACCCTGACCGGCGAGATCAAAAAGCGTATCTATCCCGCTCCCGCCGTCGTTCCTGCGGTCCAGGCAGGGCCTGCCGCCGTGGTGAGCGAGTCGGCCCCGGTGATGCAGCCTGTCGAGGCTCCGGCCGTGAAGGCGGCGCCCGCGGTTGAAGCCGCCGCTCCGGCGGTTGCGGAGGTTGCAGTCATGGAGGTCGCGATGGCGGAGGCCGCCGCTACAGTCGCTGCTCCCACGGCTGCCGTCCCCACGGAGCATCCGAAAGTTGCGGCCTTGCGGCAGCGGGCGGAAGCAGGTGACGCAGCGGTGCAGCGGCGGCTGGGCTGGCTGTACGCCAGCGGCGGCATGGGGTTGGCCGTCAATAAGGCCGAGGCGATTGCCTGGTATGAGAAGGCGGCCGGAAATGGCGATATGGAAGCCCAGCAGGCTCTCGGCTGGCTCTATTATGCCGGCGATGGTGTTACGGCCGATCACCGGAAGGCACAAAACTGGTACCGCAAGGCAGCCGATCAGGGCAGCGGCCGGGCCGTGGCCATGCTGAAGAAAATGGAGAAAAACGGCATATGA
- a CDS encoding efflux RND transporter periplasmic adaptor subunit, with protein sequence MKRFLTAVVRGRMYGLPLLAVTILMTVPPCFAAEGRMRIQLTAFQQTTISSEISANILSMPLKDGATFKAGSLLVAFDCAIIEAQLKKAEAAAEAARSTLKVNKRLSELEALSVLEYEQSVAKAKEAEAELSAMQVAASRCRIKAPFDGRVVKLHADPYQYLTPGKPVMDILDTSRLEVRLLVPSRWLSWLKPGSRFTVQVEELGGRSFPAQVVRVGARIDPLSQTVSLAGEIIGNFSELLPGMSGWAAFGGGTKGGRK encoded by the coding sequence ATGAAACGCTTTCTGACGGCAGTCGTGCGCGGCAGGATGTATGGCCTGCCGCTTTTGGCGGTGACGATTCTCATGACGGTACCCCCGTGTTTCGCCGCCGAGGGACGGATGCGCATCCAGTTGACGGCATTCCAGCAGACCACCATTTCTTCGGAAATTTCCGCCAATATCCTCTCCATGCCGCTCAAGGACGGGGCCACCTTCAAGGCCGGCAGCCTGCTGGTGGCTTTTGACTGCGCCATTATCGAGGCCCAGCTGAAAAAGGCGGAGGCCGCCGCAGAAGCGGCCCGCAGCACCCTGAAAGTGAACAAGCGGCTCTCCGAGCTTGAAGCATTGAGTGTGTTGGAATACGAGCAGTCCGTTGCCAAGGCAAAGGAGGCGGAAGCTGAACTGTCGGCAATGCAGGTGGCGGCGTCCCGCTGCCGGATCAAGGCCCCCTTTGACGGCCGGGTGGTCAAGCTGCATGCCGACCCGTACCAGTATCTGACACCGGGTAAACCGGTCATGGATATCCTGGATACGAGCCGTCTGGAGGTGCGTCTGCTGGTGCCGTCGCGCTGGCTTTCCTGGCTCAAGCCGGGCAGCCGCTTCACCGTGCAGGTGGAGGAGCTGGGAGGGCGCAGTTTCCCCGCCCAGGTGGTGCGAGTGGGGGCGCGGATCGACCCCTTGAGCCAGACCGTTTCCCTTGCCGGTGAGATCATCGGCAATTTTTCCGAACTGCTGCCCGGCATGAGCGGCTGGGCCGCCTTCGGCGGTGGGACAAAGGGCGGACGTAAATGA
- a CDS encoding efflux RND transporter periplasmic adaptor subunit: MSGNAAANGQVVGLSLLLQLQRRMRDSRTLDEAAFIAVNETKSLLSYRQAVLWLADGGVTAISGLPLPERQSPYLQWLTGLCRALPEQSGPFVVDRGALPSRIAAEWQEWWPAASLALPVRHGDGEAAGVLLLAREEEWTEAEQPLAAELAAIYSHACALHVQQRPWLKRLGRSLRRRTVLLTVVALLTAALFIPVRLSVLAPAEVAAKDPFLVRAPQDGVIESFHVRPNQEVTAGQLLFRMDRTNLSARLGMARKAYEVAAEEYRQSAVLALQDDKGKIEMAPRRGRMEERAAELSGASRLLNRLEATAPRGGIAVFSDPTDWVGKGVSIGEKVLMIADPAQAELLIRLPVADAIALAPGTRIILYLSSDPRHPREAVLTSAAFRAEVLPGGVVGYRLKGDFTDTAHLPRIGLSGTAKVYGERVMLGYALLRRPLTAVRQWLGW, translated from the coding sequence ATGAGTGGCAACGCCGCCGCGAACGGCCAGGTCGTCGGCTTGAGTCTGCTGCTCCAGCTGCAGCGGCGGATGCGGGATTCCCGTACCCTTGACGAGGCGGCCTTCATCGCGGTGAACGAGACCAAGTCGCTGCTTTCCTATCGCCAGGCGGTACTCTGGCTGGCCGATGGCGGAGTGACGGCCATTTCCGGGTTGCCGCTGCCGGAACGGCAGTCGCCGTACCTGCAGTGGCTCACGGGGCTGTGCCGCGCGTTGCCGGAGCAGTCCGGCCCGTTTGTGGTGGACCGCGGGGCGTTGCCGTCCCGCATTGCCGCGGAGTGGCAGGAGTGGTGGCCGGCGGCGTCCCTGGCCCTGCCGGTGCGCCACGGCGACGGCGAGGCCGCGGGGGTGCTGCTGCTGGCCCGCGAGGAAGAGTGGACGGAGGCGGAACAGCCGCTCGCCGCCGAGCTGGCCGCCATCTATTCCCACGCCTGCGCGCTGCATGTGCAGCAGCGTCCCTGGCTGAAACGGCTGGGGCGGAGCCTGCGGCGGCGCACCGTGCTGCTGACGGTTGTGGCGCTGCTGACGGCGGCGCTGTTCATCCCGGTACGCCTGTCGGTGCTGGCCCCGGCCGAGGTTGCGGCCAAGGACCCGTTCCTGGTGCGGGCCCCCCAGGACGGGGTGATCGAGAGTTTTCACGTCAGGCCCAACCAGGAGGTGACCGCCGGTCAACTGCTGTTCAGGATGGACCGTACCAATCTCAGCGCCCGGTTGGGCATGGCCCGCAAAGCCTACGAGGTTGCCGCCGAGGAATACCGCCAGTCCGCGGTGCTGGCCTTGCAGGACGATAAGGGCAAGATCGAGATGGCTCCCCGCCGGGGACGGATGGAGGAGCGGGCCGCCGAGCTGTCCGGGGCCAGCAGGCTGTTGAACCGCCTGGAGGCGACGGCGCCGCGCGGCGGCATCGCGGTGTTCTCCGATCCTACCGACTGGGTAGGCAAGGGAGTCAGTATCGGCGAGAAGGTGTTGATGATCGCCGATCCGGCCCAGGCGGAGCTGCTGATTCGGCTGCCGGTGGCCGACGCCATTGCCCTGGCGCCGGGAACCCGCATCATTCTGTACCTGTCCAGCGACCCCCGGCATCCCCGTGAGGCGGTACTGACTTCGGCCGCCTTCAGGGCTGAAGTCCTGCCGGGCGGCGTGGTGGGTTACCGCCTGAAGGGTGATTTCACGGATACGGCGCATCTGCCCCGTATCGGCTTGTCCGGCACCGCCAAGGTGTACGGCGAGCGGGTCATGCTGGGGTACGCCCTGTTGCGGCGTCCCCTTACTGCGGTGCGGCAGTGGCTGGGATGGTAG
- a CDS encoding HlyD family efflux transporter periplasmic adaptor subunit encodes MVGAAAIVPPLRQDVGLFPAPPQRDGSPVWSLHDPAANRFYLITWPAFEMLSRWHLGSPQAIAESVCRETTLELGAEDVASLAPFLESNFLTEPQGAGGTARLLAARERMRSHWWQRLFKNYLFFRIPLVRPQRFLEAIAPLTAPLFSPAFLSLVLVVALCGLLLLTRHWDQFLHSFTAYRSVEGMLALALALGAAKVIHELGHACASLRYGCRVPAMGVAFMVLAPMLYTDTNEAWKLSSRRQRLIIGSSGVLAELTLAVAATWGWLLLPDGPLRGAAFFLASTAWIMTLAVNCSPFMRFDGYFILSDLLSIPNLHARSFAFGRWRLRELLFGYGDPPPEAAGSGLRRFLTVFAWGVWLYRLVLFLGIALLVYHFFFKALGMLLFAVEVGWFIALPVASELKVWWQRRGSLRPNRALARTVLLLLAGAGLLLLPWQATVRAPAVLGAIVEQRLSAPAPGIMVYGPAPLRTEVREGELLARLQSPDLEARMAQVLPGASVASWQVRQQAFSEELTAQGNVLRKRAEGSSGQIGGLRAEMDQLRLMAPFDGVVVYRNDDIMAGGWVAAREWVLSVADLRANRVDVYLEEQDLRRIRVGGRGRFIPDALEYGAFSCRIAAIDRVAVATLDDPSLASTYGGPIPTDAARQHELTPLVPRFRVRLDQCDPGGVPPLRLRGVAHLDADRQSPALELLRHAWVTLIRESGL; translated from the coding sequence ATGGTAGGGGCCGCCGCCATAGTACCGCCGCTGCGGCAGGATGTGGGACTGTTTCCCGCCCCGCCCCAGCGGGACGGGTCACCGGTCTGGTCGTTGCACGATCCGGCGGCGAACCGCTTCTACCTGATTACCTGGCCTGCGTTCGAGATGCTGTCGCGCTGGCACCTGGGCAGCCCCCAGGCGATTGCCGAGTCGGTCTGCCGGGAAACCACCCTGGAGCTGGGCGCGGAGGATGTGGCGTCCCTGGCGCCGTTCCTGGAGTCCAATTTCCTGACCGAGCCGCAGGGTGCCGGCGGCACGGCGCGCCTGCTGGCGGCCCGTGAGCGGATGCGCAGCCACTGGTGGCAGCGCCTGTTCAAGAACTACCTCTTCTTTCGCATCCCCCTGGTACGGCCCCAGCGTTTCCTGGAGGCGATCGCCCCCCTGACCGCCCCCCTCTTCTCCCCGGCGTTCCTGTCCCTGGTGCTGGTGGTTGCCCTCTGTGGCCTGCTGCTGCTGACGCGGCACTGGGATCAGTTTCTGCACTCCTTTACCGCCTACCGCTCCGTGGAGGGGATGCTGGCCCTGGCGCTGGCGCTGGGGGCCGCCAAGGTCATCCACGAGCTGGGCCATGCCTGCGCCTCGCTGCGCTACGGCTGCCGGGTGCCGGCCATGGGGGTTGCCTTCATGGTGCTGGCACCGATGCTCTACACCGACACCAACGAAGCCTGGAAACTCTCCTCGCGACGACAGCGGCTGATTATCGGCAGTTCCGGGGTGCTGGCGGAGTTGACGCTGGCGGTGGCGGCCACCTGGGGCTGGCTGCTGCTGCCGGACGGCCCGTTACGCGGGGCCGCCTTTTTTCTGGCCAGCACCGCCTGGATCATGACCCTGGCGGTCAACTGTTCACCCTTCATGCGGTTCGACGGCTACTTCATCCTTTCCGACCTGTTGTCGATTCCCAATCTCCATGCCCGCTCCTTCGCCTTTGGCCGCTGGCGGCTGCGGGAGCTGCTGTTCGGCTACGGCGACCCGCCACCGGAGGCGGCCGGCAGTGGCCTGCGCCGCTTCCTGACCGTTTTCGCCTGGGGGGTCTGGCTGTATCGCCTGGTGCTGTTCCTGGGGATCGCGCTGCTGGTCTACCACTTCTTTTTCAAGGCCCTGGGGATGCTGCTTTTTGCCGTGGAGGTGGGCTGGTTCATCGCCCTGCCGGTTGCCTCGGAACTGAAGGTCTGGTGGCAGCGCCGCGGTTCGTTGCGGCCGAACCGGGCTTTGGCGAGAACCGTCCTGCTGCTGCTGGCGGGCGCGGGGCTGCTGCTCCTGCCCTGGCAGGCAACGGTACGGGCGCCGGCGGTCCTGGGTGCCATTGTCGAGCAGCGCCTGTCGGCCCCGGCTCCGGGAATCATGGTCTACGGCCCCGCGCCGCTGCGTACCGAGGTCAGGGAGGGGGAACTGCTGGCCCGTTTGCAGTCGCCGGACCTGGAGGCCCGAATGGCCCAGGTACTGCCCGGCGCCTCGGTGGCTTCCTGGCAGGTGCGCCAGCAGGCGTTCAGCGAAGAGTTGACGGCCCAGGGCAATGTGCTGCGCAAGCGGGCCGAAGGGAGCAGCGGCCAGATCGGCGGGCTGCGTGCCGAAATGGATCAGCTGCGACTGATGGCTCCCTTTGACGGCGTGGTGGTCTATCGCAACGATGACATCATGGCCGGGGGCTGGGTGGCTGCCCGTGAATGGGTACTGAGTGTCGCCGACCTGCGGGCGAACCGGGTGGACGTCTACCTGGAAGAGCAGGATCTGCGGCGGATACGGGTCGGGGGGCGGGGGCGCTTCATTCCCGATGCACTGGAGTATGGCGCCTTTTCCTGCCGTATCGCCGCTATCGACCGGGTGGCGGTGGCCACCCTTGATGACCCGTCACTGGCCTCCACCTATGGCGGGCCGATTCCCACCGACGCCGCCCGGCAGCATGAGTTGACGCCGTTGGTTCCCCGTTTCCGGGTCCGGCTCGATCAGTGCGACCCCGGTGGCGTTCCGCCGCTGCGGCTGCGCGGCGTCGCCCACCTCGATGCCGACCGCCAGTCGCCGGCCCTTGAACTGCTGCGCCATGCCTGGGTTACCCTGATCCGGGAAAGCGGTTTGTAA
- a CDS encoding ShlB/FhaC/HecB family hemolysin secretion/activation protein codes for MNIPVLVRAMAALVWLCLVVTPAAAAPPDAGQLLREQQPQRQLPHQFPQLEAEKERAPLVDSGIKVMVKGIRFSGFEGLATENELQALVADVIGSELGFQQLQALAARVTAYLKDKGWFLARAYLPGQAITSGIIEIAVIQGRSDGSLQIKPAENVRISTRRLYDMTAAAVAAGAALHEKQLERSILLMNDLPGLSARASLAAGSTPGTTAVQVDVSEGPLFSGAVWSDNHGNRHTGTWRGTGMLNVNDPLRYGDQLSLLLTGAEGLNQGRAAYSFPLFSDGLKGTIAYTGMGYELIGDLASLKAGGYSHSVDSAISYPWLRSRVANIQSSLGYQFKIFADDADGTKVRDKRIHSGTAAISGDYYDRFMGGGYSAWNAGVTVGTLQVGIEDVSITGTEGTYTHFNLGVSRLQRLAERLSINFSWSTQLSLDNLDSSEKFNLGGPHGVRAYTVGEGVGDSGHLFNVDLRYDLPFPSRFGLVQLNGFYDAGQTTMHHSPWQNSVVTATGKNSYWLQGAGAGVSYVFGRQLNIRGNWARTIGDNPGRSTSGKGADGRSDADRFWLQAMILF; via the coding sequence ATGAACATACCCGTTTTAGTCCGCGCCATGGCGGCGTTGGTGTGGCTGTGCCTTGTCGTAACCCCGGCAGCGGCGGCGCCGCCCGACGCAGGTCAGCTGCTGCGGGAGCAGCAGCCCCAGCGGCAGTTGCCGCACCAGTTTCCACAGCTTGAAGCCGAGAAGGAACGGGCTCCGTTGGTTGACAGCGGCATCAAGGTCATGGTCAAGGGGATCCGTTTCAGCGGCTTCGAGGGGCTGGCGACTGAAAACGAACTGCAGGCCCTGGTGGCCGATGTCATCGGCAGCGAACTCGGTTTTCAACAGTTGCAGGCGCTGGCCGCCAGAGTGACCGCGTACCTCAAGGATAAGGGCTGGTTTCTGGCCCGTGCCTATCTGCCCGGTCAGGCCATAACATCCGGCATCATCGAGATAGCTGTCATCCAGGGCAGAAGCGACGGAAGCCTGCAGATCAAACCGGCCGAAAACGTCCGTATCAGCACACGGCGACTGTACGATATGACAGCGGCAGCGGTGGCAGCGGGGGCGGCGTTACATGAAAAGCAGCTGGAACGCTCAATACTGCTTATGAACGATCTGCCGGGGCTGTCTGCCAGGGCGTCACTGGCTGCCGGCAGTACTCCCGGCACCACCGCCGTCCAGGTTGATGTTTCAGAGGGGCCTCTCTTTTCCGGCGCCGTCTGGAGCGACAATCATGGCAACCGCCATACCGGTACCTGGCGCGGCACCGGTATGTTGAATGTCAATGACCCCCTCCGCTATGGTGACCAGCTCTCGTTGCTGCTGACCGGTGCTGAAGGCTTAAACCAGGGACGGGCTGCCTATTCATTTCCCCTGTTTTCGGACGGCCTGAAAGGAACCATCGCCTACACCGGCATGGGCTATGAGCTGATCGGCGACTTGGCTTCACTGAAAGCCGGCGGTTACAGCCACAGTGTTGATAGCGCCATCAGTTACCCCTGGCTGCGCAGCCGCGTTGCCAACATCCAGAGCAGCCTGGGATATCAATTCAAGATCTTTGCCGACGATGCAGACGGCACCAAAGTTCGTGACAAACGTATCCACAGCGGTACAGCGGCCATAAGCGGCGATTATTACGACAGATTCATGGGGGGTGGCTACAGCGCCTGGAATGCCGGGGTTACCGTCGGGACGCTTCAGGTGGGGATCGAAGATGTTTCAATAACAGGTACTGAAGGGACCTATACGCATTTCAACCTAGGGGTATCCCGCCTGCAACGTCTGGCAGAGCGACTCAGCATCAATTTTTCCTGGAGTACGCAACTGTCGCTTGACAACCTTGACTCAAGCGAAAAATTCAACCTGGGGGGCCCTCATGGAGTGCGTGCCTACACAGTTGGCGAGGGTGTAGGCGATTCCGGGCACCTGTTTAACGTGGATCTGCGGTACGACCTGCCATTCCCTTCAAGATTTGGTTTGGTGCAGTTAAACGGCTTTTACGATGCCGGCCAGACCACCATGCATCACAGCCCCTGGCAGAATTCCGTGGTTACTGCAACCGGAAAAAACAGCTATTGGCTGCAAGGAGCCGGAGCAGGAGTGAGTTACGTCTTTGGCAGGCAGTTGAACATCAGGGGCAACTGGGCACGTACCATCGGGGACAATCCGGGTAGAAGCACCAGCGGCAAAGGCGCCGACGGTAGAAGCGATGCCGACCGCTTCTGGCTGCAGGCAATGATTCTGTTCTGA